The Pedobacter frigiditerrae genomic sequence CCTTTCTATCGTCCAATTATAGCTTCTCCAAAAGCTTGGACGCCAAGTACAAATGGCCCAATTAAATCTGAGGTAATTTTAATTAAAGCTGATACAATAACTGATTTAGCCAAATATAAAGGCAAGTTAAAAGGTAAAATTGTAATGATTGAATCTGCATTGGTACAACCTCTAAAGAATACCTATAAAGCAGATGCCGTTCGTTATACAGAGGAAGATTTAGAGAAGATGGCTGCTGCTACTCCTCCAGCTGCTGGCGGTGGTGGCCAAGGAAATCGTCAAGGTGCTCCAGGTGCAGGTAACAACCAAAGAGCGATGATGATGAGAATGATGGGTATGAGAGCTGCAATTGATAGCGTATTATTAGCAGAAGGAATTGGATTAAAATTAACTTATGCTCGTGGAAGTCACGGTACTTTCTTTACTAGCAATGGTGCTTCTTATAAATTAGATGCTAAAGCAGTAAATCCAGAATTAGAAGTTAGCAGCGAAGATTACTTACACATTTTACGTTTATTACGTGGTGGCGAAAAAGTGGAGATAGAAGCTGAAGTTAAAACTTCATTTTATGATAAAGACCCAAAAGGATATAATGTAATTGGAGAAATCCCTGGTACAGACCCTAAACTAAAAGACGAAGTTGTAATGTTAGGTGGCCACTACGATTCATGGCATTCAGGTACAGGCGCAACTGATAATGGTGCAGGATCAGCGGTTATGATTGAAGCAATGCGTATTTTAAAAGCTATCGACTTTAAACCAAAACGTACCATTCGTATTGCTTTGTGGAGTTCTGAAGAGCAAGGTTTATTCGGATCAAGAGGTTATGTAAAACAACATTTTGCAGATCCGGCTGACATGAAAGCTAAACCTGAGCACGAAAAATTATCTGCTTATTACAACTTAGATAATGGAACAGGAACAATTAGAGGTGTTTATTTGCAAGGAAATGCTGCAGTAAAAGACATTTTTCAAGCTTGGTTAACTCCATTCGCAGAT encodes the following:
- a CDS encoding M28 family metallopeptidase produces the protein MMKKITFSALALGLCFSAFAQEPVNSAAVAKIRTEGLDKSKASEIAYQITDVAGPRLSNSPGLKRAQDWAVKYFNEMGLKNVHLEAWGDFGKGWQVDKYYAATTKPFYRPIIASPKAWTPSTNGPIKSEVILIKADTITDLAKYKGKLKGKIVMIESALVQPLKNTYKADAVRYTEEDLEKMAAATPPAAGGGGQGNRQGAPGAGNNQRAMMMRMMGMRAAIDSVLLAEGIGLKLTYARGSHGTFFTSNGASYKLDAKAVNPELEVSSEDYLHILRLLRGGEKVEIEAEVKTSFYDKDPKGYNVIGEIPGTDPKLKDEVVMLGGHYDSWHSGTGATDNGAGSAVMIEAMRILKAIDFKPKRTIRIALWSSEEQGLFGSRGYVKQHFADPADMKAKPEHEKLSAYYNLDNGTGTIRGVYLQGNAAVKDIFQAWLTPFADLGAKTITISNTGGTDHQAYDGVGLPGFQFIQDPMDYNTRTHHSNMDTFDRLDVEDLKKSATIVASFVYHTSERAEKLPRKAMPTPAPARP